Proteins found in one Methylobacterium sp. CB376 genomic segment:
- a CDS encoding class I SAM-dependent methyltransferase, translating into MPVKRSLVILMNCHGREVGRYLASHPVIREQYEITTFVTYLSADDAAARAAIEAAVAAADVVICQNVKSIPWLRNEALRALTGKGCAFLPLEFWRCNGFWPIPLEPFSNWLKFPPDDAPGRSFAEYIAHDPGRTWTFQHFDRALDTFREVDALSEIPMFDYFVNNYRSDNLFTEHFHPTSLFFLELCRRILRWLGLSDAIGLLPNDAIGADSYRLILDPVAETLGLRFDRTLLHFHDTVIDRQTYFEFARHAQRQLPPDTSYEAALRAFYAWAADQGMRRELRDVAGLGRQGRDPAGRAPAEIDLGEIRDLRAVTFTAPAPLGPGLEAYGSVDGVRWERLGPPEATGPREVRFAAARAADGGAADGGAAGGSACFRHLRVGGGAPLPAGGRIGALVEALVHPACDLSAPRPGGPVAAPLRVDSPQDCFFTHTIELPGHGLMRGEWDARGRVESCLGHVDVAGKRVLDIGCASGFLSFELEARGAEIVSLDIPGARHWDVVPFPELDGDAALDLLGRHLDAIRRAYWLSHRALGSRARYVQGTAYAIPAEVGPVDVALLGSVLPHLRDPFRALHAAARIARDSLIVIEVAPRRRWPFGSPDRPPAFLPRASRPDRWESWWRLAPGTIREMLAVLGFADAALHRHRLIHAGRPRDCTTLVAHRTAPTNAAFGPD; encoded by the coding sequence ATGCCCGTGAAGAGAAGCCTCGTCATCCTGATGAACTGCCACGGTCGGGAGGTGGGACGCTACCTCGCCTCGCACCCCGTCATCCGCGAGCAGTACGAGATCACCACCTTCGTCACCTACCTGAGCGCCGACGACGCCGCGGCCCGCGCGGCCATCGAGGCGGCGGTGGCCGCCGCCGACGTCGTCATCTGCCAGAACGTCAAGAGCATCCCGTGGCTGCGCAACGAGGCCCTGCGGGCGCTCACCGGGAAGGGCTGCGCCTTCCTGCCGCTCGAGTTCTGGCGCTGCAACGGGTTCTGGCCGATCCCGCTCGAACCCTTCTCGAACTGGCTGAAATTCCCGCCGGACGACGCGCCGGGCCGCAGCTTCGCCGAGTACATCGCGCATGATCCCGGTCGGACCTGGACATTCCAGCACTTCGATCGCGCCCTCGACACCTTCCGGGAGGTCGACGCGCTCTCGGAGATCCCGATGTTCGATTACTTCGTGAACAATTACCGCAGCGACAACCTGTTCACGGAACACTTCCATCCGACTTCGCTGTTCTTCCTCGAACTGTGCCGGCGGATCCTGCGCTGGCTCGGCCTGTCGGACGCGATCGGCCTGCTGCCGAACGACGCGATCGGCGCCGACAGCTACCGGCTGATCCTGGACCCGGTGGCCGAGACGCTCGGCCTGCGGTTCGATCGGACGCTCCTGCACTTCCACGACACGGTGATCGACCGGCAGACCTACTTCGAGTTCGCCCGCCACGCGCAGCGGCAGCTCCCGCCCGACACCTCCTACGAGGCGGCGCTGCGGGCCTTCTACGCCTGGGCGGCGGACCAGGGCATGCGCAGGGAGCTGCGCGACGTGGCGGGGCTCGGCCGGCAGGGCCGGGACCCGGCCGGGCGCGCCCCGGCCGAGATCGACCTGGGCGAGATCCGCGACCTGCGGGCCGTCACCTTCACGGCGCCGGCCCCCCTCGGGCCGGGTCTCGAGGCCTACGGGTCGGTGGACGGCGTCCGCTGGGAGCGCCTCGGCCCCCCGGAGGCGACGGGGCCGCGCGAGGTCCGCTTCGCGGCCGCCCGCGCGGCGGATGGCGGCGCGGCGGATGGCGGCGCGGCCGGGGGCTCGGCCTGCTTCCGCCACCTGCGGGTCGGCGGCGGGGCGCCGCTGCCGGCGGGCGGGCGGATCGGCGCCCTCGTGGAGGCCCTGGTCCATCCCGCCTGCGACCTCTCCGCCCCGCGTCCGGGCGGCCCGGTCGCGGCGCCCCTGCGGGTCGACAGCCCGCAGGACTGCTTCTTCACGCACACGATCGAGCTGCCCGGCCACGGCCTGATGCGGGGCGAGTGGGACGCGCGGGGCCGCGTCGAATCCTGCCTCGGCCACGTCGACGTCGCGGGAAAGCGGGTGCTCGACATCGGCTGCGCCAGCGGCTTCCTCAGCTTCGAGCTGGAGGCGCGCGGGGCCGAGATCGTCTCGCTGGACATCCCGGGCGCCCGGCACTGGGACGTCGTTCCCTTCCCGGAACTCGACGGCGACGCGGCCCTCGACCTCCTCGGGCGGCACCTCGACGCGATCCGGCGGGCCTATTGGCTGTCGCACCGGGCCCTGGGATCGCGGGCGCGCTACGTGCAGGGCACGGCCTACGCCATCCCGGCCGAGGTCGGCCCCGTCGACGTCGCGCTCCTCGGCAGCGTGCTGCCCCACCTGCGCGACCCGTTCCGGGCGCTGCACGCCGCCGCCCGGATCGCGCGCGACAGCCTGATCGTGATCGAGGTCGCCCCCCGGCGCCGCTGGCCCTTCGGGTCCCCGGACCGGCCGCCGGCCTTCCTGCCCCGGGCCTCGCGGCCCGACCGCTGGGAATCCTGGTGGCGCCTCGCCCCGGGGACGATCCGCGAGATGCTCGCCGTCCTGGGCTTCGCGGACGCGGCGCTGCATCGCCACCGCCTGATCCATGCCGGCCGGCCGCGGGACTGCACCACGCTGGTGGCGCACCGCACGGCGCCGACCAACGCCGCCTTCGGCCCGGACTAG